The genomic region GTTGGGATCCGCAAGAAGGAAATTATCCACTTACACCCATCCAGGAGACATTCTCGGATGAACACATATTTAAGGTAAATCACGTCCATAACACCCattggtttgctgattttgctaactatttagcttgtgaTTTGATGCCActtgataagacgtatcaacAAAGGAAAAGTTTGTTCAtaatgtgaagtactatttctgggaagagcCATACCTATTCAAAAAGTGCACAGATCAATTGATCAAGAGATGCgtggaaaaaaaataaggtacataagattttatatcatTGCTACACAGCTTGAAGTGGGGGAGACTTCAGAGGATAATGTACTGTAGCCAAAGTATTGCAAGTCAGATTCTTTTAGCCAACTTTATTCAAAGATGTGTGTGCCTAtgtaaagagttgtgatcgatgcCAGAGGTTTGAAAACATCACCAATAGAATTGAGATGtctcgaacaaacatcattgaggtagaattattcgatgtttggggtattgactttcttggtcCTTTCCCTCCtacttttggtcacaagtataTATTTGTAGCGGTAGACTATGTATCTAAGTGGGCTAAAGCCAAGGCATATCCAATGAACAATGCCAAGGTTGTAATGTAATTTTTGCAAAAACATATGTCCACAAGATTTGGAAATCCTAGGGCTATCATAAGTGATCaggggtcccattttgtgaacaagtggttaaaATGATTGCTCGATAGACATGGAGTGAAGCACAAGGTTGCCATGGCTTACCATCCACGGATGAATGAGCAAGCTGAATTGGcgaacaaagaaataaaaggtatacttgagaaggtagtttgtCCATAtcgacgagattggtccaaaaaacttgatgatgctttatgggcccACAGGACAGCATACAAAACACCATTAGAGATGTATCATTATCggttggtttttgggaaagcctgtcatttgcccttggagttagaacatAAAGCATACTGGGCTTTCCAACAGCTTAACTTGGAtcttaagcttgctaaagagaaacGAATGCTTCAACTTAATGAGTTGGAAGAATTCCAAATGTTCTCATatgaaaatgtcaaattatACAAGGAGAGGTTGAAaaaatggcatgacaagcacattcgagtttGACAATTTGAAGCAGGTTAGCAAGTTTTGTTGTTCAATTCCATATTAAGGTTCTTTCTAGTTAAGTTAAAATAACGTTGGTCTGGTCCCATCACTATTCATCAAGTTTTCCTATATGGGGTTATTGAACTGCAtagtaagggaggtaatttcaGAGTTAACGCTCAGCGCTTGAAACATTATTCGGGGATAAAATTGAGCAGGATAAAACCTTATTCATTTTATTGgataactattttttttctttaaaataaatgactTAGACTATATTTTCTAGATTAGTATGTTAGAATAAATtatgtctaggagattggaacttaaatGAGACTGCTTGTGACCCTTCCAATCTTTCctcgaaattaattttaacataatcttccaagaaaatatttcctatgtgacaaaataattttttaatttttttgaataaaagggTTGATTTTGATCCAATTTTTAGTTTGCACtcattttcaaattatctttaagtctgagtacttaattgaattatttgcaATAATTGCCTAgccttttgtaaatattgaaattagttgtatttttctataaatattttaaaacaactaaaataaagtttttaattattattttaataaataagatgataataactaatatataattatttcatataatatatattaattgttattgatCCTATATAGCATTAGAATTGCTTAGTATTTTATCACTATTTTATTTAAGAgttcttttttaataaataagataatatcaAGTAAGatattatatactttatattatattttaatttttattgtcttTATATAAGATTAGGAGttatagtatttattattattattattattattattattattattattattacgtaTAGTTTGAGTTATACTACTTTCTTCTGTCACTATAAATATCACCACCCTCCTCCCTCATTCAAATCACTTACCAAACCATCAACTCCACCTTCCCAAACACCTTCTCCACCGTCGGCCTTAGCACCTCCCATCCTCCAAACTCCCTAGTGTCGCAACCTTCATCTGCCACCACCACCAGCCGACACTACCAACCTTCATCTTCCAAACTCCCTAGCCGCGCGTGCACAACCAACCTTTCTACCTTGCTCCCTTGCGCACTAGCTCGTGCAACTCCAGCCTCCTCAGTGTGCGTGCTTAGCTCTCTACAGGTGCCATCCCTTGTGCACCTTACTACTCACGCACCAGCCCTTCCACACTGTTGTTGTTCCCTCGACCTTGCACACTACTGCTTCTCGCTTTCTATCGCAAGCGCACCTAGCCCCTTGCACCTCTTCACCTCCACAACCAACACCTAAGGTAGCATCTGACCTCCATTCAACAAACCCTAGCCCGACGTCACCTTACTTCCCattcatattattttcttaagttcttattaatatttttacgaAGGTTGCAAGATAttcttattaatatttttacaaaggTTGCaagatatttttttcttaaattttaatttgatttaattatttaacttttcaactttatgaattgttaatattttatgctaattacattttgggaaaatattatttgtttccATCTTATGTGATGCTCAGGTTAAATCATGCCTCGTAAAAGAACTTATGGCTTTGTGTAAGTTGaagaatcacaaaacaaattccACTGTGAAGAAACCAAAGCAGGTACaacaacattttcaaaaatctacAAATGCTCCCAGAAAAAGGTTTTACATTGAAAGATTTCAATAATACTAATTTCATGTCGAGCATTCAACAAGTTGCTGAAGCTTTAAATTGGGAAGTGTTTTGTAAGAAAAGACCAAATGCAGATGAAGAAGTAGTCTAtgaattttatgcaaatttgaccTCAAGAAAATTAACAAAAGTTTATGTCCgaggaatcaaggtaccaataaacTCAAACACTATTAATCTAACACccaaaacccggcctagacgttatgttcgaatctgacgatgtcacaGGGTAgtgctttttgaaaaatatgtcgTCGCTAAATTCCCTTTTCtacttaaccatttttttcattacCTTATGTTAATTTCGAATCGTGTCGTTCGTTcccaaaacattattcatttacaaatcgttattcaatttcaaaacgttTTTTTATTGCGAAAGCTTTTAAATAGTTTGCGTATTTGTggtaattttgataaaacattaatttcatttgaaaactcgagttttacctaacactagcagattgaaatcataaaaccatataaaaaccaaatttaaactaaatttcgtaaaggccataattacagcaaaatactcccaaataaaagtaaaatcataaataggtaataaacaATGTAAAtgaagtcgtgtggccaccaatGAGTCCTCCTCCATACTGATCTGCCTATATCTAGGGATTACttgtacagattaaacaaaaagagtgagtttacgtaaactcagtatTTAATtcccatacaaatgaacagacaGTAAATAGATAATCACAGtatgggcttaagccctttttagTATTAGTATTAGTCCAGcttgggctttagcccatctcagtacaaaaacaATCATGTAGTAAGGCTtcagcccatcacagtatcagtagtaGTAACAGATATGGagtcacaaaaatcctacccatccaacctctacacaccatctccgtcaaaccctacactccatgtagggatatagtcaacccacccatccctaaaTTTCCAGTAGTACCGAATACAGCACTAgatagtagtttgcagctgagcaaCCAATAAATTTGGCTTGAGgactttcagtacacttcctccgaatcCCCCCAcccaatataataaaaatatacagatatgacatgctataacataatatcatgcatgtaaacaaggcatacagtatcaaatcagttGGACATCATCAgacttaatcatatcagtcatatagtcatttcagtcaattaggggtctaggtaaacttaccgaccctacaataGGTTCACAGTCAACTTGGGTGAcacgtgcaaccttatcagtcaaacagAGAAAATGGGCCTATaagcccatgatgttcgcccgtgtggcccacatgacccaaattgtCCTTGGTcttgtgatccattttaatgtaacccgtgctagttaattattcatatgtgtttccactatttacttatatgatccttcaaagctatctacttgagtcactattactaaattatttttatcttaagctaaagaattctgaattaagatccacaaattttccctaaaaccaaactcatatatcttcttaccataaaattttcagaattattggtttagccaataagtacagtttattctttaatattTCCCCTATTCTATTGTCTAACAGTTTCAATCTTTctacattaaaattaattatcttctcttatagaattcggatgatgttcctGTTTtcttctcttgaaaatagactcattcaagattttaaaatataaattctaacccataattatttttatacaatttttaataattttccaaagtcaggacAAGGATTCAAATCATTCgacctgtctcactaaaattcaaatatctcatgatatgaaattatttttcctacttcgtttcttctatgagaaactagactcaatatatttaatctcatacttttttcatcctttaattcgatttcaaaaatttatggtgatttttcaaacttagCCTACTGTTGCTATCCAAACAGCAACCAATTTCGATTTTTCGCCGAATCCCTTATATTTgtgttttgggtacacacctggtatcgtTCTCTGCAAATACACTTCTAAGCACTCCAAGACCTGAAAATCAATAATTAGAGCCCAATTTGGATCACAAACAAAAACTCACAACTAAAAATCGTCTACATCAAAATCGATAGCGAACCTAAACACTTACCGGTAATGAACCGAAATTTTTAACGCTCAATTTGCTTGTGAAGCCGCAactgatttttgatttttgccTAAACCAAGAGAGCCAAAACAATCCTTTTTAGGAACTAGCTAAGAAACGATAAAATAAAGGTTGTCAGATACTTACAGAACGAGTGTATACAATTGCTGGCCGGAAAGTGGGCTAGTAGAAAAACCAAACAGAGAGGGTGGACTAGAGAGCAATAATTTGGCAAAGCAAAGAAGAATAGGACGGCAGAAAAATTGGGAAAAGAGGAGAATGtcaaattttgggaaaaataaaaaccaaatagaAAGTTAGATTATATCGATAGCTACCCTATATCCCTAAATTTTCTCCCACTAATCCTACTAACCTACAACCACTCCTGAATCCCAATCTGTCAAAATACTTGTCCATCACTGCACAAAAATAACGCCTACGCTCCAGCATGGATTCGAACTCAAGACCTCATGCAATCAaacactccacttaaccactagaccagcaggcccattctgttatTTGATTACCAACTATTAAACTTAAGCCATTTAGGCCAGGTTAaggctttatttataaaaattctaaaatttgccCAATTCATGGCTTGAACTTTGAACCTCCCACACACACCCAGagcacttaaccattgaagcagaCAAGTACTTATGTTAGATGAGGATACTACTGTCGCATCGCATCCTCAAATtcccacgtggcctcctcaGAGCTATGATTACGCCAAAGAATCTTGACCAGCGAGATGGATTTCCTTCTTAGAACCTTTACATCATGCTCCAAAATTTGAACTGGCTCCTCCTCAAAGGTtagatctggcctaacctcgatctccttaACAGGAACAATATGCGTGGGATCAGAGCGGTAGCGCCTCAACATAGAGATGTAGAACATGTCATGAATCCAATCCAATTTCGGAGGTAACTCCAATTGGTAGGCAACCGGTCCCACACGTTTCAGTATGCAGTAAGGCCCAAgaaacctagggctcaacttaaCTTTACAACCAAACCTTAGTACCTTCTTCCATGGCGAGACCTTGAGAAAAATGAATCCTCCATagaatactcaatctctcgACGCTTCATATCGGCGCCAGACTTCTGCCTATCAGATGCCGCTTTGAATAGGTCCCGAATCAGTCTAACTTTATCCTTGGTATCAGAAACTAGTTCAGGGCCCAGAACACACcgctcacccaactcagtccaatatGAAAGAGTGCGACACCTACAACCATATAAaacctcgtaaggtgccatttggaTGCTAGACTGATAGCTGTTGTTATAAGAAAACTCTGCTAGCGGTAAATAATCCTGCCAACTGCCTCagaaatcaatcacacaacttctcaacatatcccccagtatttgaatcaccctctctgacTGACCGTTAGTCTGAGGATAGAACGCAGTACTAAAGTCCAATCTTGTACCTAGAGCTTCATGTAGCTTCTTCTAGAATCGAGATATGAagcgaggatccctatcagataTTATCGAAACCGATACCCTATGCAGTCTTACTATCTCAGACACATACAGTTTAGCCAGCTTCTGCAGAGAGTAGTCAGTACGAATCAGTATGAAGTGGGCAGACTttgtcaatcgatccacgatgacccaaatagaatccttcttagtagatGTGGGgggtaacccactaacgaagtccatagtcaatctctcccacttccaaagcaaaatcttgactggctgcaacaaacccgaaggtaactgatgctcagccttaacctgaTGGTATGCCAGACACTTAGCCACAAATTCGGTAACCTCTCGCTTAAAACCTGGCCACCAGTATAACTCACGAAGGTCgcggtacatcttatttcctcaaggatgcatagcataagggctactatgtgtCTCTCGCAGTATAGACTGCCTCAATTCAGTATCTTTTGATACACAGATTCTCTCACGAAAATAGAGTACCCCTTCGCTATTCAGTCCAAAATCCTTGGTATTCCCACTCTCAACCTGTCGAAAATGAAGTCCCAACGACTCATCCTCTTTCTGCTTACCCTTAATCTACTCTATCCATGTCAGTTTAACCTGTAGTTCAGCCAACAGACTACCATTATCAAATAAACTAAGGCGAGCAAACATCGCCCTCAGGTCAGTCATAGCTCTATGGCTCAATGCGTCGgccaccacattagccttaccagggTGGTATTCAATAGTACAGTTGCAGTCCTTCagcagctcaatccatctacgttgcctaagattcagctccttctgagtgaggaggtacttgaggcttttgtgattagtgtaaatgatacacttctcaccatacaagtaatgtaTCCAGATTTTCAGTGCGAACACTACTGCagccaactccaagtcatgcgtTGGATAATTCGCCTCATGAGTCTTAAGCTAACGAGACGCGTACGCTACCACCTTACCCTCTTGTATCAACACATCCAAAACTGACATGTGATCCGTCGCTGTAAACAATAAACTCCATTCCAGACTCTGGCTGACTTAGAACAGGGGCATCAGTCAGTAcagtcttaagcttctcaaagctctcttgttGTGCATCAGTCCAGTTCAACAGCACACCCTTACgtagcagcttagtcaagggtgctgcaATTAATGAAAAACCCTTTACAAATCATCGATACTATCCCACCAGTCCCAGAAAACTGCAGATCTCAAACACATTCCTAGGCTGCTTTCACTCCAACACAGCCTTAATCTTTCgaggatcaacttgaatcccctCATTCGAAACTACATGACCAAGAAATGTCTCCTCATGcagccagaactcacacttactaaacttagcatagagctatTTTTCCCTCACAGTCTGAAGAACGACTCGAAGGTGTTCATCATGCTTATCCTCAGTCCTCGAGTAAACTAGTATGTCGACGATGAATACCTCCACAAACCAATCCAGGTAAGGCTGGAACACTCGATTCATGAAATCTATGAAAGCTGccggtgcattagtcagtccgaatggcatcactAAGAAATtgtagtgaccataacgagtcctaaatatagtcttatgaacatcaacctccttaacccttaattgatgatatccAGATTGAAGGTCAATCATAGAGAAAATCGAAGCTCCTCAGAACTGGTCAAATAGATCATCTATCCTTGGTAggggtacttattcttaatggtcAATTTATTAAGCCGTCTGTAGTCGATGCACATACGCATGGattcatcctttttctttacaaacaaaaccGGTGCTCCCCACAAAGACTTACTAGGGCAGATGAACCCACGATCTAAAAGCTTTTGAATCTGAGCCTTAAACTCCAAAAGCTCCTACAGTGCCATTCTATAGGGAGCGATGGACACCGGAATTGTACCAGGAAGGAGCTctatcccaaactccacttcacTATTCAGAGGTAAACCTGATAGCTCATCAAAAAGACATCCAGAACATCCTTTACCATTCTAATATCCTTAACTATAGAATATCTAGAATCCGAAACACTTACATAGGCCAAGAATAcctcacatcccttacgaaccaacttATCTGCCACCagtgcagagatcacattagataaaTAGTTCCAACGTTCTCCGATCATGAAGACCTCCATATCCTCCCTGGTGATTTTCGCCTTCTCGACCAGGGCAGAAAGATCATCCTCAAAGTGGACACATCGCTCATACTCAGATGCCATCATACCTCGCGTATAGCGGTTCAATCTCAAAAACTCGGCCTCATACTCAGCCACATTAGGGTGAACCCAGTGACACCCCTGAAGAGCTCAACTCCATTGGACCAGAGTATTGGGCCCAACGACCCTCTCCAAAATCCTTATCATAGCTCGGGACAATACATCGTCCCCAGTCATGCGATCTTGAGACCCAGTCTCAATAGCAGGTGACACTAGCATCCCACTCGTATCCAAATTTAGTAGATTGCTCGATCATAaagactcagctcgagccccACTACACCTTTACTTTGGCCTCTAGTACCTCGTCCGCGAGTACCTCTGGTGCTTATCGTCTAATTGCATTTTATTGGTATTAAcagttttatgcatcagtttatAATTCCAATGTTTATTaacagatattttatgaaaacagTACCAGAAGTGAAAAGTTTGTTTCATCCATCGTAGTGTCAATCAATGTCTATCACTTTTACTACAGTCTCAGTATACAcaatttttaagtgttttcagtatagtctatctatagtagtctcagtATATGCTACCTATAGCAGTTTCAGGATATACTATCAAAGAcagtttcagtttcagtttAAACAATTCGCGGTTTTAGTATATACAACCACACTTTCAGtaaaaaacatttagaaatcaGTTCTTAGAAATCAGTTCTTAAAAAAACCCACATCCAAAGTCGAACCctactctgataccactaaatgtaattccccaaacccagcctaaacGTTATGGACGAATTTGACAATGTCACAGGGTagtgcttttcgaaaaatatgtcgtcgctaaattcccttttctatttaaccattttttattacCTTATGCTAATTTCAAATCGTGTCGTTCAtttccaaaacattattcatttacaaatcgttattcaattttcaaatgttttttttattacgaaagcttttaaatagtttacgtattcgtggtatttttgattaaacattaatttcatttgaaaacctgagttttacctaacactagcagatttaaatcataaaaccgtataaaaaccaaatttaaactaaaatccATAAAGCCCATAATTATAGCAAAATActctaaaataaaagtaaaatcataaataggtaataaataGTGTAAAtgaagtcgtgtggccaccaatGAGTCCTCCGCCGCACTGATCCACTTATATCTGGGGATTACCAATACAaattaaacagaaggggtgagtttacataaactcagtgtgtaatccccatacaaatgaatAGACAAGAAGCAGATAATCACATGCAGGCTTAAGCCCTTTTAGTATCGATCTCGACCCGCttggccttagcccatctcaagaCAAAACAGTCATGCAagagggctttagcccatcacaagATCGAGAGCGATATGATATGCAacacaaaatcctacccatccaaatttctacacaccatcttcgtccaaccctacactccatgtggggatataagcaacccacccatccctacactctaagtagtaccgaatgcggcactagacagtagtttgtaACTGAGCTGCTAGTAAATttggctcgaggcctttcagtacacttcctccgaacattattatcccccaacccaatgtaatgcaaaatatagatatgacatgctataacataatatcatgcatataaatagggcatacagtatcaaatcagtgggacatcatcaagcttaatcatatcagtcatacagtcatttaaGTCAATTAGGGTCTAGGAtaacttaccgaccctacagtaggttcacagtttACTTATaagacccgtgcaaccttatcagtcaaacagtgaaaatggacctacaagcccatgatgttcgtccgtgtgggcccacacgcctttgtggcccacatgacccaaattggccttggcctagtgatccattttaatttaaCCCATGCTAGTTAATTACCCATATGTGTTtctactatttacttatatgatccttcaaagctgtttacttgagtcactgttactaaattatttgtatcttaagctacagaattccaaattaagatccgcaaattttccctaaaaccaGACTcgcatatattcttaccataaaatttttagaattattggtttagccaataagtacaatttattctttaaaatttctcttATTCTGCTGTCTAATAGTTTTGACCTTtctacactaaaaattaattatcttcttgTAAAGCATTCAATGATGTTCCTTTTTGTTTTGCTCGAAAGTAGACTCATggaagattttaaaaatataaattataacacataattatttttatacaattttttataattttccaaatttaggataggggattccaaaatcattctgaccctatctcactaaaattcaaatatctcataatatgaaattctttagCTTATTTCGTTTcctctatgagaaactagactcaaatatctttaatcccatatttttttcatcctctaattcaattccacaatttatggtgatttttcaaacttagcctactgctgctgtccaaacagcaagcaatttcaatttttcgcccaatcccttatttttgtgtttcggaTAGACACCTGGTATCATTCGTTGCAAATATGCTCCCAAGCACTCCAAGACCAAAAATCAATACTTAGAGCCCAATTTAGATCACTAACAAAAACTCACAACTCAAAATCGTCTACATCAAAATCGATAGCGAACCTAAACACTTTCCGGGAAAGAAACCGAAATTTTTAACGCTCAATTTGCTTATGAAGCCGCAactgatttttgatttttgccTAAACCAAGAGAGCCAAAACAATCCTTTTTAGGAACTAGCTAAGAAACGATAAAATAGAGGTTGTCAGATACTTACAGAACGAGTGTATACAATTGCTGGCCAAAAAGTGGGCTAGTAGAAAAATCAAACAGAGAGGGTGGACTAGGGAGCAAAAATTCGACAAAGCAAAGAAGAATATGACGGTAGAAAAATTGGGGAAAAGAGGAGAATGccgaaatttgggaaaaataaaaaccaaatagaAACTTAGATGATATCGATAGCTACCCTATATCCTAAACTTTCTCCCACTAATCCTACTAACCTACAACCACTCCAGAATCCCACTCTGCCTAAATATTTGTCCATTACTGAGAAAAACTAACGCCTACGCTCTAGCATGGATTCGAACTCAAGACCTCATGCAATCAaacactccacttaaccactagaTCGACAGACCCATTCCGATTATTTGATTACTAACTATTAAACTTAAGCCCTTTTAGGCCAGTTTAaggctttatttataaaaatactaaaatttgcccaagccatggcttgaacttgggacctcccacaCACACCTAGAGCACTTAACCATTGAATCAAACAAGTACTTATgtaacataaacacaaaaacaagaattaaaaattttggggcattacaattAATGAATTCTTTAATTTACCTGATTTTGAAGATGATGAATGTTCTTCcttaatggaaaatattgacGATAAAAGATTGAAAGAAATATCAAGAAACTTACAGTTCTGGGTTTTAAATTGATTGTGTCAAAGCATGAGACTCACACTTGTcgcagagaatatttgacaccattaGCGAAGGTATGGTTTCATTTCATTCAGTTCAGccttatgcctatttcacatggGATTACAAATTTTAGTAGAACGGATGATCTTGCTAAACTCAAATATGAAAGCAAACACCATTGATGTGGAAAAATCATTCTGggagaaatttgaaattatgcCGTTAGACGTTCTAGACCAGCATGCTTTCCCTTTACAATAGCAGTTTTGTGcttaaaagcta from Gossypium raimondii isolate GPD5lz chromosome 1, ASM2569854v1, whole genome shotgun sequence harbors:
- the LOC128033178 gene encoding uncharacterized protein LOC128033178, encoding MDFVSGLPPTSTKKDSIWVIVDRLTKSAHFILIRTDYSLQKLAKLWQDYLPLAEFSYNNSYQSSIQMAPYEVLYGCRCRTLSYWTELGERCVLGPELVSDTKDKVRLIRDLFKAASDRQKSGADMKRREIEYSMEDSFFSRSRHGRRRYRSDPTHIVPVKEIEVRPDLTFEEEPVQILEHDVKVLRRKSISLVKILWRNHSSEEATWEFEDAMRQ
- the LOC105787005 gene encoding uncharacterized protein LOC105787005, whose translation is MAYHPRMNEQAELANKEIKGILEKVVCPYRRDWSKKLDDALWAHRTAYKTPLEMYHYRLVFGKACHLPLELEHKAYWAFQQLNLDLKLAKEKRMLQLNELEEFQMFSYENVKLYKERLKKWHDKHIRV